DNA sequence from the Maridesulfovibrio frigidus DSM 17176 genome:
AATTACAGGAACAGAGGAATTTTCTGCAAGTACGCGCAATTTCTGCTGTCCGAAAGTCCTTACAACTAAAGCATCAGCATAGCGGGATAAAACTTTAGCAGTATCTTCAAGAGGTTCACTTCTTCCGAGCTGGGATTCAGCTGGTGTCATAAATATGGAATGACCACCAAGCTGTTCAATAGCAACGTCAAAGGAAACTCTAGTTCTTGTTGAAGCTTTTTCAAAAACCATAACAACAGTCTTGCCTTCAAGAGCATTGTTTCTGATTTTATTATCTTTTAGCTCTTTTGCCCTAAGCACGAGCTGACCGAGTTCTGAACGTGGAACATCATTAATTTTAAGCAGATGCCTGATCATTATTAAACTCCAAAATAGTATGTTTAAAAGCTCGCAAAGCAAGAACGGGAAATCATTGCTTATAAGCCCTGCTATTGTAAACTAAAATTTATGGTGAAATTTAAGTGAATAGCATTAAAAATATCTGAAAAGCACAAAAACAGCATTATCGGACTATAAATTCGATAATCTGTCTAAAACGGGCTGGCATAAATTCTATTGCCAACCCACTGTTCGCTGTCGGAAAATGGGAGAAACAGACTCGACGGCCGTATCCGTAAGTGAATACATTTCCTGACCATGGTCATACCCGGCCAAATGAAGCAACGCATGAGCCAGAAGCCTGACAATGTGTTCTTCGGGAGCTTGACCATAAAGCACAGTTTCACGGGCCAAAGTATCAACTGACAATACAATTTCACCTAAATATTTATTTTCAGCGATATCTGGCTCTTCAGAAAATGGAAAACTCAAAACATTTGTAGGGCCAACGCACCCTAAAAATTCCTGATTGATTTCAGCAATTGCCGAATCATCAGTAATCTTAAGGTCGTAATCAAAACCTTCAATCTTAAGCACCTTAAGCAACTGCTCTGACATATGGAGCATTTCTCTCTTGCTTAAAGGGAAATTTGAATCAGGCTTGCATTCATATGTTAATGAAAGGCTCATTTATGATAACCTTGGCCTTCATAAGATTCGTAAGCCTTCACAATTTTTGCAACCAGCGGATGCCTGACAACGTCAGTATCCTCAAATTTTATGAAATTTATTCCTTCAACATCATGAAGAACATTGCGGGCAACGACCAGACCGGATGAAACATGGCCAGGCAGATCTATTTGCGTAACGTCGCCAGTAATTACAGCCTTGGAACCGGGTCCCAGACGTGTAATAAACATTTTCATTTGCTCAGGAGTAGTGTTCTGCGCTTCATCAAGAATTACAAATGCGTTACTGAGAGTTCTGCCGCGCATAAATGCTAATGGAGCAATTTCAATAATATTTTCTTCAATCATATCCTGAACTTTTGGAACGTCGAGCATATCATAAAGAGCATCATACAATGGACGCATGTAAGGATCGACTTTATCAACCATATCGCCGGGCAGAAATCCGAGCTTCTCACCAGCCTCAACAGCAGGCCTGGTTAGAATAATTTTCTTAACTTCTTTGCGAGTTAAGGCATAAATAGCCATCGCTACCGCCAGATAAGTTTTCCCTGTGCCGGCTGGACCGATGGAAAAAACCATATCATTTTCACGTATTGCGGAAAAATAGGCTCTTTGAGTAAGTGTGCGCGGAGCAATTGATTTCTTACGTGAAACGGAAAAAAGTTCATCTCTGAAAATTTTTACAAGGTCCGCGGCTGGATTTTGACAAAGAATTTTATACGCCGCTTCAACATCTTGAGGGAAAACATTTTTGCCAGCCTTAAGGACCGCATAGAGCTGAGTGAAAGTTTTGGCAACCGGATCAATCAATTCATGGCTGTCGGCTGTCAGTTGCAACGAGTTTCCCCGGCTATCAATCTGAACTTCTGAGAGCTTGGAAATAACAACGAGGTTTGAATTTTGAGCACCAAAAAGCGTACTCGCCAACATTACATCGTCGAATTCCAACTTCACCCGTATTTTCTCATTTTCCGTCATAAAATATTACTCTTCTTGATTTTGTCAGGAAGAAATACGGCAGGTTCTAATAATATGCAACTGAATGCTATGGTGCCATCCAATTAAAATAATCAATTGGAAAGAAGTTCCTCAATGGCTGCAACAATTTCCTTTGAATTAAAAGGCTTAGTGAAAGTATACTTCACACCAAACATTTTAACCCAATCGAGGGAATCGTAATTTGCGGAAGAACTTCCCCCTGAAACTGCAATAATCTTGACATCAGGGTTTTCTTTCATCAATTCCCGAACAGTTTGCACACCCTCTTTCTCTGGCATAAAAATATCAGTGATAACAATGTCAATAACATCTTTATCATAATTATTAAGAGCCTTTATACCATCTTCAGCTTCTGAAATAATGTGGCCTTCCTTCTCAAGCATAGCTCTAAGAATTTGGCGAGATATAGGATCATCATCGACGACGAGAATCCGCGGCATACCAGCCTCCTTAACTACTAAATCTTAATATTTACAATTAAAATAGTACAATATAGATTAAAATAAGCATTTAATTTTCAACTAAACCAATTATCTCTTTAAAAACATATTTTCAACAATTAAAGAAATAAAACTTAGTGTCTTCGTTTTCCACTTCCTTCAAAAATTTCAAATTCAAGCAATCTACATTCAATTTTAGCATTATAAAAAAGCAATCTGCGAGATGTTTTGAGACCAACAAGTTTAGCAAGGCTTGAGTTTCCGGTGAACACATACCCTTTGTAACCCTGACATTTGTTTTTTAAGAAATCACCAATGCCGGCGTATACTTTTTCAAGCAAGGTTGTTGCGCCCATCCTTTCGCCATATTCTGGATTAAAAAAGATAACGCCTTTTCCTTTTGGAATCTCAGTTTCACGAAAATCACAAACCTCAAATTCGATAAGATGCTCAACACCAGCTGCACGGGCATTTTTACGAGAAGCTTCTATTGCAACCGGATCAATATCAGTAGATATAATCCTGCACTCGAGCGAAGTTTTTTCGCGGTCCTCAGCTTCTATACAAAGATTTTCCCAATATGGTTCATTATATCCGGGCAAATTCATAAATGCGAACTTCTCACGAATGAGTCCTGGAGCGCCTTGAAGCGCAATAAGCGCAGCTTCAATAGCAAGAGTTCCACTACCACACATTGGAGAAATAAAATTTACTCGACCGTTCCACCCTGAAGCTTTAATTAAAGTAGCTGCAAGAGTTTCCTGTAGTGGCGCTTTGTGAGGAAGCTTTCTATATCCTCTTTTAGAAAGAGGCACGCCTGAGGTATCTAAATAGATGGTACAATCGTCATCTCTCCAGTGAAGAAAAACTATAATACCAGTCATATCTGGACCGGAAGAAGGACGTCTGCCCAGCTTCTCACGGACTTTATCAACAATAGCGTCTTTGACCCTGACATTGGCAAAGCGGGTATCATTAATAGTTTCAGTGATAACAGAGGATGTAATCGTTAGATAATCATCAGGACCTAGGATTCTTTCCCATTCCATAACTTTGACTTCTTCGTACATCTCATCTGGAGTCGCAGCCTTAAACTTCTTAAGCTGGTATAATACTCTGTGACCGCTACGTGTCCAAAGGTTGAGCCTCATGCATTCATTGAGCGAAGCTTTAGTTTCAACTCCAGCATAGAATTCATTTCTTACTGTAAAACCCATATTGGAAATTTCATCAACGAGATAGGGTGAAAAGCCTTTGGGGCAAGTGACCATAACCACACTTTTGCGTTCAAAATCGAGCATTATATCCTCATTACGAAATATTAATCTGTATTGTTAATCAAGTTACTAGGTACCGATATACAGAAACACAAAATTCCACAAATCTTTTTATCTAAAAAAGAATATAAACAGCCATAAACATCACAACTCTTAAAACCACTACAAGAATACACATAATCATATTGCCGAATACTTGTTACTGAATAATTCTATGCTCAGGTATCATCTTATCAACAA
Encoded proteins:
- a CDS encoding response regulator; this translates as MPRILVVDDDPISRQILRAMLEKEGHIISEAEDGIKALNNYDKDVIDIVITDIFMPEKEGVQTVRELMKENPDVKIIAVSGGSSSANYDSLDWVKMFGVKYTFTKPFNSKEIVAAIEELLSN
- a CDS encoding PhoH family protein, giving the protein MTENEKIRVKLEFDDVMLASTLFGAQNSNLVVISKLSEVQIDSRGNSLQLTADSHELIDPVAKTFTQLYAVLKAGKNVFPQDVEAAYKILCQNPAADLVKIFRDELFSVSRKKSIAPRTLTQRAYFSAIRENDMVFSIGPAGTGKTYLAVAMAIYALTRKEVKKIILTRPAVEAGEKLGFLPGDMVDKVDPYMRPLYDALYDMLDVPKVQDMIEENIIEIAPLAFMRGRTLSNAFVILDEAQNTTPEQMKMFITRLGPGSKAVITGDVTQIDLPGHVSSGLVVARNVLHDVEGINFIKFEDTDVVRHPLVAKIVKAYESYEGQGYHK
- the ybeY gene encoding rRNA maturation RNase YbeY → MSLSLTYECKPDSNFPLSKREMLHMSEQLLKVLKIEGFDYDLKITDDSAIAEINQEFLGCVGPTNVLSFPFSEEPDIAENKYLGEIVLSVDTLARETVLYGQAPEEHIVRLLAHALLHLAGYDHGQEMYSLTDTAVESVSPIFRQRTVGWQ
- a CDS encoding THUMP domain-containing class I SAM-dependent RNA methyltransferase encodes the protein MLDFERKSVVMVTCPKGFSPYLVDEISNMGFTVRNEFYAGVETKASLNECMRLNLWTRSGHRVLYQLKKFKAATPDEMYEEVKVMEWERILGPDDYLTITSSVITETINDTRFANVRVKDAIVDKVREKLGRRPSSGPDMTGIIVFLHWRDDDCTIYLDTSGVPLSKRGYRKLPHKAPLQETLAATLIKASGWNGRVNFISPMCGSGTLAIEAALIALQGAPGLIREKFAFMNLPGYNEPYWENLCIEAEDREKTSLECRIISTDIDPVAIEASRKNARAAGVEHLIEFEVCDFRETEIPKGKGVIFFNPEYGERMGATTLLEKVYAGIGDFLKNKCQGYKGYVFTGNSSLAKLVGLKTSRRLLFYNAKIECRLLEFEIFEGSGKRRH